From the Limanda limanda chromosome 2, fLimLim1.1, whole genome shotgun sequence genome, one window contains:
- the eif3ba gene encoding eukaryotic translation initiation factor 3, subunit Ba codes for MQDTVDMVDDPEYDEEEPSFSDPEDFVDDVEDEELLDDILKDKPLEADGIDSVVVVDNVPEVGPERLEKLKNVIHKIFSKFGKITNEFYPVVEGTTKGYIFLEYAAPTQALEAVKNADGYKLDKQHTFRVNLFTDFDKYMNISDEWETPEKQPFKDFGNMRHWIEDQDCRDQYSVIYEAGERTAIYANDAKEPIVSEERARWTETYVRWSPKGTYLATFHQRGIALWGGEKFKQIQRFSHQGVSLIDFSPCERYVVTFSPLMDTKEDPQAIIIWDILTGQKKRGFHCESSAHWPIFKWSHDGKFFARMTPDTLSIYEAPSMGLLDKKSLKISGIKDFSWSPGDNILAFWVPEDKDIPARVTLMQMPTRQEIRVRNLFNVVDCKLHWQRNGDYLCVKVDRTPKGTPGVVTNFEIFRMREKQVPVDVVEMKEGIIAFAWEPNGSKFAVLHGESPRINVSFYHVKNNGKIDLIKMYDKQQANSIFWSPQGQFLVLAGLRSMNGALTFVDTSDCTMMNIAEHYMASDVEWDPTGRYVVTSVSWWSHKVDNAYWLWTFQGRLLQKNNKDRFCQLLWRARPTTLLSADSIKTIKKDLKKYSKIFEQKDRLSQSKASKELVDKRKTMMEDYHQYREKAVQTYLEQKSQRLELRGGVDTDELDSNVDDWEEETIEFFINEEIIPLGDL; via the exons ATGCAAGACACGGTGGACATGGTGGACGACCCCGAGTACGACGAGGAGGAGCCCTCCTTCAGCGACCCGGAGGACTTCGTGGACGACGTCGAGGATGAGG AGCTCCTCGATGACATCCTGAAGGACAAGCCCCTGGAGGCTGACGGCATAGACtccgtggtggtggtggacaaCGTTCCCGAGGTGGGCCCAGAACgtctggagaagctcaagaacgTCATACACAAGATCTTCTCCAAGTTTGGCAAGATCACCAATGAGTTCTACCCAGTGGTCGAGGGCACGACCAAAGG TTACATCTTCCTGGAGTATGCTGCGCCCACTCAGGCCCTGGAGGCAGTGAAGAATGCAGATGGctacaaactggacaaacagcACACGTTCAGGGTCAACCTCTTCACCGACTTTGACAA GTACATGAACATCAGCGATGAGTGGGAAACTCCAGAAAAGCAGCCCTTCAAAGATTTC GGTAACATGCGCCACTGGATCGAGGATCAAGACTGTCGTGACCAGTACAGTGTCATCTACGAAGCCGGAGAGAGGACCGCCATTTATGCAAATGATGCCAAGGAGCCAATCGTATCTGAAGAGAGAGCG CGCTGGACAGAGACGTACGTGCGCTGGTCTCCCAAAGGAACTTATCTGGCCACATTCCACCAGCGTGGCATTGCATTGTGGGGCGGCGAGAAGTTCAAACAGATTCAGAGGTTCAGCCATCAGGGCGTGTCCCTCATTGACTTCTCACCGTGTGAGAG GTACGTGGTGACCTTCAGTCCACTGATGGACACCAAGGAGGACCCACAGGCGATCATCATCTGGGACATCCTGACcggacagaagaagagaggctTCCACTGTGAGAGCTCCGCACACTGGCCCATTTTCAA ATGGAGCCATGATGGGAAGTTCTTTGCCAGGATGACACCAGACACGCTGAGCATCTACGAAGCTCCT TCTATGGGCTTGCTCGACAAGAAGAGTCTCAAGATTAGCGGGATCAA ggACTTCTCATGGTCTCCTGGTGACAACATCCTAGCATTCTGGGTCCCTGAGGACAAAGACATCCCAGCCAGAGTGACTCTGATGCAGATGCCCACCCGTCAAGAGATCCGGGTCCGCAACCTTTTCAATGTTGTCGACTGCAAACTGCACTGGCAGAGAAATGGAGACTACCTGTGTGTCAAAGTGGACAGGACTCCTAAAGGAACACCG ggTGTGGTCACCAACTTTGAAATCTTCCGCATGAGAGAGAAGCAGGTTCCGGTTGATGTGGTGGAGATGAAGG AGGGCATCATAGCTTTTGCGTGGGAGCCCAACGGCAGCAAGTTCGCTGTTCTCCACGGAGAGTCTCCTAGAATCAACGTCTCCTTCTATCATGTCAAAAACAACGGCAAGATCGATCTCATAA AGATGTATGACAAGCAGCAGGCCAACAGCATTTTCTGGAGCCCCCAGGGACAGTTCCTGGTGCTGGCTGGACTCCGgag TATGAACGGAGCTCTTACCTTTGTGGACACGTCAGACTGCACCATGATGAACATAGCGGAGCACTACATGGCCTCGGACGTGGAGTGGGACCCAACCGGTCGCTACGTTGTCACCTCCGTCTCCTGGTGGAGCCACAAG gTGGACAATGCGTACTGGCTGTGGACGTTCCAGGGTCGTCTCCTTCAGAAGAACAACAAGGATCGCttctgtcagctgctgtggagagcCCGACCTACGACCCTGCTCAGTGCAGATTCCATCAAG ACGATCAAGAAGGATCTTAAGAAATACTCAAAGATCTTTGAGCAGAAGGATCGTCTGAGCCAGTCCAAGGCTTCCAAG GAGCTGGTGGACAAGCGCAAGACCATGATGGAGGATTATCATCAATACAGGGAGAAGGCGGTACAGACCTACCTGGAACAGAAGAGCCAGCGCCTCGAGCTCCGAGGAG GCGTGGACACCGATGAGCTGGACAGCAACGTGGACGACTGGGAAGAGGAGACTATCGAGTTTTTTATCAACGAAGAAATCATTCCTCTCGGAGATCTGTAG
- the LOC133026280 gene encoding carbohydrate sulfotransferase 12-like — protein MGSRRCLRVAIILGSLFMTLLLLVYWDDVRGFSLQPLLEPGSHQAASWPRKTGVRVRVRVSTSVREQEARKQRVKDVCSGQGAVEFPGRTRRFEQIPNGELKHLIVDDKHQVIYCFVPKVACTNWKKVMAVLSQSMISPSTGKPYTDPNDIPGRLVVHSHGFFTFSQFGHRYGSLSRHQMELKLQHYTKFLFVRDPFVRLISAFRDKFGSINQQFYDEYGSIMLRRYGNLSGAPPKTSKEAFAAGILTFLQFIKYLLDPETEPKVDDDHWQQVYRLCHPCQVGYDFIGRMETQESDAEHLLKLLKVDHLISFPSSTSNLTAASWETEWFAQIPIQMRRELYKMYEADFELFGYPKPDSILNP, from the exons ATGGGCTCAAGACGGTGTCTACGAGTGGCGATCATTCTGGGGTCGTTGTTTATgacccttctcctcctcgtgtACTGGGACGACGTCAGGGGCTTCAGCCTCCAGCCGCTGCTGGAGCCCGGGTCGCATCAGGCTGCATCTTGGCCTCGGAAgactggggttagggttagggttagggttagtaccAGTGTCAGGGAGCAGGAGGCGAGGAAGCAGAGGGTCAAGGATGTCTGTTCAGGACAGGGCGCTGTGGAATTCCCTGGAAGGACTCGACGATTTGAGCAGATCCCCAACGGGGAGCTGAAACACCTGATAGTGGACGACAAACACCAGGTCATCTACTGCTTTGTTCCCAAG GTAGCGTGCACCAACTGGAAGAAAGTGATGGCGGTTCTGAGTCAGTCTATGATCTCGCCCTCCACAGGAAAACCGTACACTGACCCCAACGATATACCTGGGCGGCTCGTAGTACACAGCCATGGTTTCTTCACCTTTTCCCA GTTTGGGCATCGTTACGGTTCTCTGTCCCGCCACCAGATGGAGCTCAAGCTCCAGCACTACACCAAGTTCCTGTTTGTTCGAGATCCTTTCGTTCGTCTCATCTCTGCCTTCAGGGACAAGTTTGGAAG CATCAACCAGCAGTTCTACGACGAGTATGGTTCGATCATGCTGCGTCGCTATGGTAACCTCTCCGGGGCTCCGCCGAAGACATCGAAGGAGGCGTTTGCCGCAGGAATCCTGACGTTTCTGCAGTTTATCAAGTACCTGCTTGATCCAGAGACTGAGCCGAAGGTGGACGACGATCACTGGCAACAG gtgtatCGTCTGTGTCATCCGTGCCAGGTCGGGTACGACTTCATCGGGCGAATGGAAACCCAGGAAAGCGACGCCGAACACCTGCTGAAGCTCCTGAAGGTGGATCATCTGATCAGCTTCCCCTCATCCACCAGTAACCTAACCGCAGCCAGCTGGGAAACAGAGTGGTTTGCACAGATTCCCATACAGATGAGACGAGAGCTTTACAAAATGTACGAAGCAGACTTTGAGCTGTTTGGTTATCCCAAACCTGACAGCATCCTCAATCCTTGA
- the LOC133025610 gene encoding tripartite motif-containing protein 16-like yields the protein MAQQEIQVDRERFCCSICLDLLKDPVTTGCGHSYCLSCINTHWDKEEERGSYSCPQCRQTFTPRPVLVKNTMLADLVEELKKTGLQAAPADHCYAGPEDVACDFCTGRKLKALKSCLVCLVSYCEKHLQPHLQSAAFKKHKLVEPSEKLQENICSRHDEVMKMFCRTDQQCICYLCSVEEHKDHDTVSAAAERTERQRELGLRRQTIQQRVQDTEKDVKLLQQEEEAVNGSADKAVEDSEEIFTELIRLLEKRSSDVKQQIRSQQETEVSRVRELQERLEQEITELKRKDHELKQLSDTEDHNQFLHNYPSLSPLSESTHSSIRIRPLRYFEDVTAAVSQVRGRLQDILTETETEILQIVSQVDVLLPQPEPETRADFLRYSQEITLDPNTAHRHLLLSEGNRKVTYVSEDQSYSDHPDRFTGWCQVLSRESLTGRCYWEVEVGRVGVGVAVTYKNISRAGLSSRFGYNDKSWLLHCYGNSYIFYYNSIKTPVSGPWSSRVGVYLDHSAGVLSFYRVSDTMTVLRRVQTTFTQPLYAGVWFSGFNVAKAEFCKLK from the coding sequence atggcgcagcaagaaattcaagtggacagagaaagattctgctgttcgatctgtctggatctactgaaggatccggtgactactggctgtggacacagctactgtctaagctgtattaacacccactgggacaaagaggaggagagaggaagctacagctgccctcagtgtagacagaccttcacaccgaggcctgtcctggtgaAAAataccatgttagctgatttagtggaggagctgaagaagactggactccaagctgctcctgctgatcactgctatgctggacctgaagatgtggcctgtgatttctgcactgggagaaaactgaaagctctcaagtcctgtttggtttgtttggtctcttattgtgaaaaacaccttcagcctcatcttcagtcagctgcatttaagaagcacaagctggtggagccctcggagaagctccaggagaacatctgctctcgtcacgatgaggtgatgaagatgttctgccgcactgatcagcagtgtatctgttatctctgctctgtggaggaacataaagaccacgacacagtgtcagctgcagcagaaaggactgagaggcagagagagctcgggctgaggagacaaacaatccagcagagagtccaggacacagagaaagacgtgaagctgcttcaacaggaggaggaggccgtcaatggctctgctgataaagcagtggaggacagtgaggagatcttcactgagctgatccgtctgctggagaagagaagctctgatgtgaagcagcagatcagatcccagcaggaaactgaagtgagtcgagtcagagagcttcaggagagactggagcaggagatcactgagctgaagaggaaagaccatgaactgaagcagctctcagacacagaggatcacaaccagtttctacacaactacccctcactgtcaccactcagtgaatctacacactccagcatcaggatccgtcctctgaggtactttgaggacgtaacagcagctgtgtcacaggtcagaggtcgactacaggacattctgactgagacagagacagagattttacagattgtgtctcaagtggatgttttactgccacaaccagagccagagaccagagctgacttcttaagatattccCAGGagatcacactggatccaaacacagcacacagacatctgttattatctgagggaaacagaaaagtaacatatgtgagtgaagatcagtcttattcggatcacccagacagattcactggctggtgtcaggtcctgagtagagagagtctgactggacgttgttactgggaggtggaggtggggagggtaggagttggtgtagcagtcacatacaagaatatcagcagagcaggactcTCAAGTAgatttggatacaatgataaatcttggttgTTACATTGTTATGGAAACAGTTAtatcttttattacaacagcatcaagactccagtgtcaggtccttggtcctccagagtaggagtgtacctggatcacagtgcaggtgttctgtccttctacagggtctctgacaccatgactgtCCTCcgcagagtccagaccacattcactcagcctctctatgctggagtttggTTTAGTGGTTTTAATGTAGCCaaagctgagttctgtaaactcaaatag